One stretch of Malus domestica chromosome 14, GDT2T_hap1 DNA includes these proteins:
- the LOC139191146 gene encoding uncharacterized protein, producing the protein MEILISIASKIGECLVTPIGKEFGYLINYHSNLQNLEGEINKLFEKRDVVQGLVNAAKRNGESIKPDVHSWLKNVNNMIQKVSHFEDEINKKMRCMYRWSLSRKASKITRDVLQLQNEGTFENVVQPAPPPEIWSAFKEGFKEV; encoded by the coding sequence ATGGAAATTCTAATTTCAATTGCCTCAAAAATTGGAGAGTGCTTGGTCACACCAATAGGAAAAGAGTTTGGCTATTTGATTAATTACCATTCCAACCTACAAAATCTTGAGGGTGAGATAAACAAGCTTTTTGAGAAGAGAGATGTAGTGCAAGGATTGGTAAATGCTGCCAAAAGGAACGGTGAAAGTATCAAACCTGATGTCCATAGTTGGCTAAAGAATGTGAACAACATGATTCAAAAAGTGTCGCATTTTGAGGAtgaaattaacaagaaaatgCGATGTATGTATCGATGGAGCTTGAGTCGGAAAGCCTCTAAGATTACAAGAGATGTTCTTCAGCTCCAAAACGAAGgaacatttgaaaatgtggtcCAACCTGCACCTCCACCAGAGATATGGTCAGCATTCAAAGAGGGTTTTAAGGAAGTCTAG
- the LOC139191147 gene encoding uncharacterized protein — MEMAFHEQFYRIEPELTINDLVEFNELQELVIAATKYERLLQEEQQVKHTSKVPHFYKNKAAIHRVEVGEARSEHEDGHDEEDVDVCAAEMTTPFKPLTVKGLVQPVKDQKVVMNDGGFVPIKPPKYQSYSFDLSKTPEIYEELVRARVILPDNTKKMPKPEELRGKKYCKVHYTFNHSIVNCVQFRDWIQDLIVKGKLLLESPQASMMVDTNPFPEAPINMINLILQEPGSPSGIAGKEKGPGRPNTFA; from the exons atggagatggcctTCCATGAACAATTTTACAGAATAGAGCCAGAATTGACTATCAACGACCTTGTTGAG TTTAATGAGTTGCAAGAATTGGTGATTGCTGCCACGAAGTATGAGAGGCTGTTGCAAGAAGAGCAACAAgtgaagcacacttccaaaGTTCCTCATTTCTACAAAAATAAGGCTGCAATTCATCGGGTGGAAGTGGGAGAAGCCAGGTCAGAGCATGAGGATGGCCATGATGAAGAGGACGTAGACGTGTGTGCCGCTGAGATGACCACACCTTTCAAACCATTGACGGTAAAGGGGCTAGTCCAGCCTGTCAAGGATCAGAAGGTCGTTATGAACGATGGTGGTTTTGTCCCCATAAAACCACCCAAGTACCAGAGCTATTCGTTTGATCTATCCAAGACACCTGAGATCTATGAAGAACTGGTACGGGCAAGAGTAATCTTGCCCGACAATACTAAGAAAATGCCCAAGCCGGAAGAACTCAGGGGGAAAAAGTATTGTAAGGTGCACTATACCTTTAACCATTCCATAGTTAATTGTGTCCAGTTTAGGGACTGGATACAAGATCTTATAGTGAAGGGAAAGCTGTTGCTTGAGTCGCCCCAAGCCAGTATGATGGTAGATACTAACCCTTTCCCTGAGGCTCCTATCAATATGATCAACCTCATTTTACAAGAGCCAGGGTCACCATCGGGCATCGCAGGGAAAGAGAAGGGCCCAGGTCGTCCCAACACCTTTGCATGA